One Cucumis sativus cultivar 9930 chromosome 1, Cucumber_9930_V3, whole genome shotgun sequence DNA segment encodes these proteins:
- the AGA3 gene encoding probable galactinol--sucrose galactosyltransferase 6-like isoform X1, producing MALNRWLFNSPVLTINTSRFFLPSSFPWLIVSDFNLVTTKRDHSVSDLRICTFTPSRRSSVKTFKVNNLNGRELESELKAREMTIKPAVRISDGKLIVKDRTILTGVPDNVIATSGSSSGPVEGVFLGAVFEEEQSRQVVSLGTLRDVRFMACFRFKLWWMAQKMGDKGKEIPLETQFLLLETKDGSHLESDDGNEENQIIYTVFLPLIEGSFRACLQGNGQDELELCLESGDVDTKASSFTHSLFIHAGTDPFDAISDAMKAVKLHLNTFRLRHEKKFPAIVDYFGWCTWDAFYHEVTQDGVEAGLESLTAGGVPPKFVIIDDGWQSVGGDPQEEKEEGDEKQPKQPPLLRLTAIRENSKFQKKEDPTEGIKNIVNIAKNKYGLKYVYVWHAITGYWGGVRTGVKDMEEYGSSMQYPKVSKGVFENEPIWKNDALALQGLGLMNPKNVYKFYNELHSYLASAGIDGVKVDAQSILETLGAGLGGRVELTRQYHQALDASVARNFPDNGIIACMSHHTDAVYCAKQTAVVRASDDFYPRDPVSHTIHIAAVAYNTVFLGEIMVPDWDMFHSLHSAAEYHASARAISGGPVYVSDAPGKHNFELLRKLVLPDGSVLRATLPGRPTRDCLFSDPARDGVSLLKIWNLNKFTGVIGIYNCQGAAWNSQERKNTFHDTNSDAITGYVKGRDVHAISKVAADPDWNGDCAFYRHLSGDLVTLPYNSALPVSLKVLEFDIFTISPIKVLAPGFSFAPIGLIDMYNSGGAIEGLKYEVKGGAKLVEVDGASEGIETASERVENRSSELVAIVHLEVKGCGRFGAYSSAKPRQCIVDSSVVEFGYDSESGLLTLGIDKLPEGDLKYHDVKIEL from the exons ATGGCGTTAAATCGATGGTTGTTTAATTCGCCAGTTCTCACTATAAATACCTCTCgtttcttccttccttcttcattCCCTTGGTTGATTGTTTCTGATTTCAATCTTGTAACAACAAAGAGAGACCATTCTGTTTCtg ATCTTAGAATTTGCACATTTACGCCGAGTCGGCGTTCGTCGGTGAAAACTTTCAAG GTTAATAATCTAAACGGAAGAGAACTTGAATCGGAGTTAAAAGCTAGAGAAATGACGATCAAACCAGCTGTACGGATCTCTGATGGGAAGCTCATTGTGAAAGACCGGACGATCTTGACGGGAGTACCGGACAATGTTATCGCGACATCCGGTTCATCGTCCGGCCCGGTGGAAGGGGTCTTTCTAGGGGCGGTTTTCGAGGAAGAGCAGAGCCGGCAAGTGGTCTCTTTGGGGACGTTAAGGGATGTACGTTTCATGGCGTGTTTTCGGTTCAAGCTATGGTGGATGGCTCAAAAAATGGGCGATAAAGGGAAGGAAATTCCGTTAGAGACGCAATTTTTGTTACTGGAGACGAAGGATGGGTCCCACTTGGAATCGGACGATGGGAATGAAGAGAATCAGATCATATACACTGTGTTTCTTCCTCTGATTGAAGGATCATTCCGAGCTTGTCTTCAAGGCAATGGACAAGACGAGCTTGAACTTTGCTTAGAAAGTGGCGATGTAGACACAAAAGCGTCGTCGTTTACTCATTCTCTGTTCATCCATGCCGGAACCGATCCGTTCGACGCAATCTCCGATGCGATGAAAGCTGTTAAACTCCATCTCAACACCTTCCGATTGCGACATGAGAAGAAATTTCCTGCGATTGTTGACTATTTTGGATGGTGCACATGGGACGCTTTCTACCACGAGGTTACTCAAGACGGCGTAGAGGCAGGACTGGAATCTCTCACAGCCGGTGGAGTTCCGCCGAAGTTTGTGATTATCGACGACGGTTGGCAATCCGTCGGCGGAGATCCGCAGGAAGAGAAGGAGGAAGGAGATGAGAAACAACCGAAGCAACCGCCATTGTTGAGGCTGACCGCAATCAGAGAGAATTCGAAGTTCCAGAAGAAGGAGGATCCAACGGAAGGGATCAAGAACATTGTAAACATCGCTAAAAACAAGTACGGATTGaagtatgtatatgtatggcATGCGATTACTGGATATTGGGGAGGAGTTCGCACTGGTGTGAAGGACATGGAGGAATACGGATCATCAATGCAATATCCAAAGGTATCGAAAGGcgtttttgaaaatgaaccGATATGGAAAAACGACGCGTTGGCTTTGCAAGGATTGGGGCTGATGAACCCTAAGAATgtttacaaattttacaatGAACTTCACAGTTACCTCGCCTCCGCCGGAATCGACGGAGTCAAAGTGGATGCACAGAGCATATTGGAGACTCTCGGCGCCGGGTTAGGTGGCCGAGTCGAGTTGACTCGGCAATATCACCAAGCTCTGGATGCGTCAGTAGCTAGAAATTTTCCAGACAACGGAATTATTGCTTGTATGAGCCATCACACAGATGCTGTATACTG TGCGAAACAGACGGCGGTTGTGAGAGCTTCCGATGACTTCTATCCACGAGATCCGGTGTCGCATACGATTCACATAGCTGCCGTGGCTTACAATACTGTTTTTCTTGGAGAGATTATGGTGCCTGATTGGGACATGTTCCATTCCCTTCATTCTGCCGCTGAGTACCACGCCTCCGCTAGGGCCATTAGTGGTGGCCCTGTTTATGTCAG TGATGCACCAGGGAAGCATAACTTCGAGCTTCTAAGGAAATTAGTGTTACCAGACGGGTCAGTGCTTAGAGCAACCTTGCCTGGGCGACCAACACGGGACTGTTTATTCTCAGATCCAGCAAGAGATGGAGTCAG CTTGCTAAAGATATGGAATTTGAACAAATTCACCGGCGTCATCGGCATCTACAATTGCCAAGGCGCTGCTTGGAACAgccaagaaagaaagaacacaTTCCACGACACCAATTCCGATGCCATCACTGGTTACGTCAAAGGACGTGATGTTCACGCCATTTCTAAAGTCGCAGCGGATCCCGACTGGAACGGAGACTGCGCTTTCTACCGCCATCTCTCTGGCGACCTCGTCACTCTTCCATACAATTCAGCACTTCCCGTTTCTCTTAAAGTTCTTGAATTCGACATCTTCACCATCTCTCCTATCAAAGTTTTGGCCCCTGGCTTCAGCTTCGCTCCCATCGGACTCATCGACATGTACAATTCTGGTGGGGCAATCGAAGGGTTGAAATATGAAGTGAAAGGTGGAGCCAAGCTTGTTGAGGTTGATGGTGCATCAGAAGGAATCGAGACAGCCAGTGAGCGGGTGGAAAATCGAAGCTCCGAGTTGGTTGCAATTGTTCACTTGGAAGTGAAAGGGTGTGGGAGGTTTGGGGCGTACTCGTCGGCGAAACCACGACAGTGCATTGTGGATTCAAGTGTTGTAGAATTTGGTTATGATTCTGAGTCGGGATTATTGACTTTAGGAATTGACAAATTACCGGAAGGTGATCTTAAATATCACGAcgttaaaattgaattatga
- the AGA3 gene encoding probable galactinol--sucrose galactosyltransferase 6-like isoform X2 yields the protein MTIKPAVRISDGKLIVKDRTILTGVPDNVIATSGSSSGPVEGVFLGAVFEEEQSRQVVSLGTLRDVRFMACFRFKLWWMAQKMGDKGKEIPLETQFLLLETKDGSHLESDDGNEENQIIYTVFLPLIEGSFRACLQGNGQDELELCLESGDVDTKASSFTHSLFIHAGTDPFDAISDAMKAVKLHLNTFRLRHEKKFPAIVDYFGWCTWDAFYHEVTQDGVEAGLESLTAGGVPPKFVIIDDGWQSVGGDPQEEKEEGDEKQPKQPPLLRLTAIRENSKFQKKEDPTEGIKNIVNIAKNKYGLKYVYVWHAITGYWGGVRTGVKDMEEYGSSMQYPKVSKGVFENEPIWKNDALALQGLGLMNPKNVYKFYNELHSYLASAGIDGVKVDAQSILETLGAGLGGRVELTRQYHQALDASVARNFPDNGIIACMSHHTDAVYCAKQTAVVRASDDFYPRDPVSHTIHIAAVAYNTVFLGEIMVPDWDMFHSLHSAAEYHASARAISGGPVYVSDAPGKHNFELLRKLVLPDGSVLRATLPGRPTRDCLFSDPARDGVSLLKIWNLNKFTGVIGIYNCQGAAWNSQERKNTFHDTNSDAITGYVKGRDVHAISKVAADPDWNGDCAFYRHLSGDLVTLPYNSALPVSLKVLEFDIFTISPIKVLAPGFSFAPIGLIDMYNSGGAIEGLKYEVKGGAKLVEVDGASEGIETASERVENRSSELVAIVHLEVKGCGRFGAYSSAKPRQCIVDSSVVEFGYDSESGLLTLGIDKLPEGDLKYHDVKIEL from the exons ATGACGATCAAACCAGCTGTACGGATCTCTGATGGGAAGCTCATTGTGAAAGACCGGACGATCTTGACGGGAGTACCGGACAATGTTATCGCGACATCCGGTTCATCGTCCGGCCCGGTGGAAGGGGTCTTTCTAGGGGCGGTTTTCGAGGAAGAGCAGAGCCGGCAAGTGGTCTCTTTGGGGACGTTAAGGGATGTACGTTTCATGGCGTGTTTTCGGTTCAAGCTATGGTGGATGGCTCAAAAAATGGGCGATAAAGGGAAGGAAATTCCGTTAGAGACGCAATTTTTGTTACTGGAGACGAAGGATGGGTCCCACTTGGAATCGGACGATGGGAATGAAGAGAATCAGATCATATACACTGTGTTTCTTCCTCTGATTGAAGGATCATTCCGAGCTTGTCTTCAAGGCAATGGACAAGACGAGCTTGAACTTTGCTTAGAAAGTGGCGATGTAGACACAAAAGCGTCGTCGTTTACTCATTCTCTGTTCATCCATGCCGGAACCGATCCGTTCGACGCAATCTCCGATGCGATGAAAGCTGTTAAACTCCATCTCAACACCTTCCGATTGCGACATGAGAAGAAATTTCCTGCGATTGTTGACTATTTTGGATGGTGCACATGGGACGCTTTCTACCACGAGGTTACTCAAGACGGCGTAGAGGCAGGACTGGAATCTCTCACAGCCGGTGGAGTTCCGCCGAAGTTTGTGATTATCGACGACGGTTGGCAATCCGTCGGCGGAGATCCGCAGGAAGAGAAGGAGGAAGGAGATGAGAAACAACCGAAGCAACCGCCATTGTTGAGGCTGACCGCAATCAGAGAGAATTCGAAGTTCCAGAAGAAGGAGGATCCAACGGAAGGGATCAAGAACATTGTAAACATCGCTAAAAACAAGTACGGATTGaagtatgtatatgtatggcATGCGATTACTGGATATTGGGGAGGAGTTCGCACTGGTGTGAAGGACATGGAGGAATACGGATCATCAATGCAATATCCAAAGGTATCGAAAGGcgtttttgaaaatgaaccGATATGGAAAAACGACGCGTTGGCTTTGCAAGGATTGGGGCTGATGAACCCTAAGAATgtttacaaattttacaatGAACTTCACAGTTACCTCGCCTCCGCCGGAATCGACGGAGTCAAAGTGGATGCACAGAGCATATTGGAGACTCTCGGCGCCGGGTTAGGTGGCCGAGTCGAGTTGACTCGGCAATATCACCAAGCTCTGGATGCGTCAGTAGCTAGAAATTTTCCAGACAACGGAATTATTGCTTGTATGAGCCATCACACAGATGCTGTATACTG TGCGAAACAGACGGCGGTTGTGAGAGCTTCCGATGACTTCTATCCACGAGATCCGGTGTCGCATACGATTCACATAGCTGCCGTGGCTTACAATACTGTTTTTCTTGGAGAGATTATGGTGCCTGATTGGGACATGTTCCATTCCCTTCATTCTGCCGCTGAGTACCACGCCTCCGCTAGGGCCATTAGTGGTGGCCCTGTTTATGTCAG TGATGCACCAGGGAAGCATAACTTCGAGCTTCTAAGGAAATTAGTGTTACCAGACGGGTCAGTGCTTAGAGCAACCTTGCCTGGGCGACCAACACGGGACTGTTTATTCTCAGATCCAGCAAGAGATGGAGTCAG CTTGCTAAAGATATGGAATTTGAACAAATTCACCGGCGTCATCGGCATCTACAATTGCCAAGGCGCTGCTTGGAACAgccaagaaagaaagaacacaTTCCACGACACCAATTCCGATGCCATCACTGGTTACGTCAAAGGACGTGATGTTCACGCCATTTCTAAAGTCGCAGCGGATCCCGACTGGAACGGAGACTGCGCTTTCTACCGCCATCTCTCTGGCGACCTCGTCACTCTTCCATACAATTCAGCACTTCCCGTTTCTCTTAAAGTTCTTGAATTCGACATCTTCACCATCTCTCCTATCAAAGTTTTGGCCCCTGGCTTCAGCTTCGCTCCCATCGGACTCATCGACATGTACAATTCTGGTGGGGCAATCGAAGGGTTGAAATATGAAGTGAAAGGTGGAGCCAAGCTTGTTGAGGTTGATGGTGCATCAGAAGGAATCGAGACAGCCAGTGAGCGGGTGGAAAATCGAAGCTCCGAGTTGGTTGCAATTGTTCACTTGGAAGTGAAAGGGTGTGGGAGGTTTGGGGCGTACTCGTCGGCGAAACCACGACAGTGCATTGTGGATTCAAGTGTTGTAGAATTTGGTTATGATTCTGAGTCGGGATTATTGACTTTAGGAATTGACAAATTACCGGAAGGTGATCTTAAATATCACGAcgttaaaattgaattatga